Part of the Oceanidesulfovibrio indonesiensis genome is shown below.
AGGAACAGGAAAAGTACGCCAATGGAGATTGCTTCTCTTGTGAGAACCAAACGGAGAATATTTCGCTACGCAATGTCATGTGTTTTTATCCTATGGACTCGGGATTCGACATCAAGGGAAAGAATCATACGGTAACGAATGCAGCAGTATTCAATTTCGGAAACCGCGCATTCCGCGTCTGGAACGGTCCGGTTCATTTCGACAACATCATCGCAGCATATAGTGGCTTCGGTGACAGGGTTTCGGACGCACGGGGGTCGAATGCAGGACTGTGGACCAAAGGCGAGACATCTGTACGCAACTATACGTCGCTGAACAATGACGCGCCGATCATGATAGATGAAGGCGGTTCCATCAAGGTCGAGGACTCCATCTACATGCTCACGCGCGGCTTTCTGCACAACACGCTCAGTCCAGTGTTCGAGGCGGACGGAAAGTATGAAGAGGGAAACGTTATTCGCAAACGGGAAGATGGAGAAGCAGACACGCATTTTCCCCGTGATGACGACCCGCAGATCATGCGCGGCTTCAACATAACGTCAAATATCGTCAACGAGAAGGGAGCCGGGTTCCTGGGATTCCAAGGACAACGATGACAATCCACGATCGCTCATGAAAATATTGCTCGTCAACAAGTACCACTATGTCACTGGCGGACCTGAAAGCTACATGTTCAATGTCATGGAGAAGCTGGAAGATCTCGGCCATGAAGTATATCCGTTGTGTCTGGATGTTGAAGGCAACATAAAGTCAGAGTATTCCAGGTATTTCATCAGGTCGCCATATCCAGGAAAAAAGAGCCATCATGCGGCAGGTGGCGGACCGCTCGTAGCAGCGAAACTGTTCTTCAGATCGATCTACTCAGTGGAAGCAGCTCGCAAGGCGCAGCAGATGATTTCGGACTACGATATCGACGTCGTTTACTGCCTGAACATCGCCAACTACATTTCTCCAAGCGTGATCCACGTGGGCAGGAAAAACGGCAAGCGTGTGCTGCACAGATTGTCGGACTACAATCTTCTGTGTCCGCAACAGTACTTCTTCAAGAACCGTCAGGTATGTCTGGAATGCAAGGGCAATCTCCTCCGTGCGATTCCGGACAGATGCGTCAAACAATCCCTGGCAGCGACAGTCGGCCGGGTCATCTCCATGAAGCTGCACAGGCTTATGAAACTGTACGAGCAGGTGGATGCATTCGTCTGCCCCTCGTCTTTCATGCGAGATCAGCTGGTGGACATGGGATTCGGCGAGGACAAGGTCCACTATCTGCCCAGCCTCGTAAACGTGGAGAAGCGCCTGGACGAGAAGGATCTGCGCACGGAGCGCAGCTTCGTCCTCTATCTCGGCCGGCTCAGCGCGGAAAAGGGATTGGATTGCCTGCTGGACGCCATGGACATGGAAGGCAACGAGAGCATTCCACTTGTGCTGGCCGGCGCCGGCCCGGACTACGAGGCGCTCACCGAACAGGCCAAAGGGTTGAAAAACCGGAATATAGAGTTCCGGGGCTTTGTGGAGCGCGAGGAGTTGGACGACCTGCTTCGACGCAGCGCGTTCACCGTGGCGCCATCCATCTGGCACGACAATGCGCCCATGTCCGTGTTCGAATCCCTGGCAGCGGGCAAGCCGATCATCGCCACTCCGCTTGGAGGATTGCGCGACCAGGTGGGCAACGAGGAAGCCGGTCTGTTTGCGGAACCCAATGACGCACTGTCCCTGGGCAGGGCGATCAACCGTCTCTGGCATGACGATGCACTGCGGGCGACGTTGTCGCGCGGCGCCCTCAACCGTTTCAGGACGCATTTCGATCCGGACATGCATATGCAGGCACTTCTTAAACTGATGAACGCATAGCAGGATTTTGAATACGACCGATTGTTGCGTTGCTCCACACGGACCAAACCATCTCGTGTTTGAAAAGGCGCTTCGCCCTTGGTCCATTTTTGGCGACATGCATTCGAACCTGTTTGAGCAGTCTGCAAAGTCTTTTTTTCAATGGTTAGACAGCAACGGGTGTCCATGAAAATATTCGTGACAGGTCTCCGCGGTTTTCCGGATGTTCCAGGCGGCGTAGAGCGACATTGCGAAGAGTTGTACCCGCGCATTGCAGCAAAGGGGCACGAGGTTGTCGCCGCTGTGCGCGCTCCGTACCAGACGTACGACGGCGAACGGTGGCGCGGCGTTGCATTCGTGTCCCTCGATTGCCCCACGAGTACGCGGTTCGAAGCAATCACCCACACGTTCAAAGCCATGCTCGCCGCCCGAAGGCACAAGCCGGACATCGTGCACATCCACGCCATAGGCCCATCGCTGCTCGCGCCGCTGGGGCGCTTCCTGGGCATGCGTATTGTCTCTACCCATCACGGACACGACTACAATCGCGAGAAGTGGGGCGGTTTCGCCAAGCGGATGCTCAAGCTCGGCGAGTGGCTCGGCTGCAAATTTTCCAACCGCGTCATCGTCATCTCCGAGAGCATCCGGAACGTGCTGGCGGAAAAACACGGCTGCGAGCGCACCACCGTCATCCCCAACGGCGTCACGGTGCGCGCGCGGGTCAGCACGACGGACTATCTGGAGCGGCTTGGCGTGGAGCCGGGCGGGTACGTCCTGGCAGTGTCACGACTGGTGCCGGAGAAAGGGCTGCATGATCTCATCGAAGCGTTCGAGCATGCTCCGGAAGGCATGAAGCTCGTCATAGCCGGAGACTCGGATCATGATTCCGAATACAAGCGCAAACTCGTCGAAACTGCCGAGCAGAACGAACGCATCATCATGCCCGGCTACGTGCGCGGCAATGATCTTGCCGAGCTATACTCCCACGCTCGGTTGTTCGTGCTGCCGTCCTACCATGAGGGACTGCCCATCGTCGCGCTGGAGGCCATGAGCTACGGCCTGCCGCTGCTGCTGTCGGACATCGTGCCGAACAAGGACGTAGGGTTGCCCGAGCGCCACTACTATCCGGTGGGCGATGCGGACGCTCTTGCCACGCACATGAAGCGCATGCTTGGCGAAGTGCACGAGGAAGGGGCGTTCGAGGAGATGGTACGCACAAAGTACGACTGGGACGTTATCGCCGGTCGGACCGAGCAGGTTTACCGAGAGGTTGCAGGCGTCTGACGGGCGAGGGGGGGTCAGTCGTTTGGCGGGTCGTCGCTGCCGCGCGCGATGCGGTCGAACTCTTCCTCGCAGGCCAGAAACGCCGCCACGATATCCGGATCGAAGTGCGTGCCGCTGCCATCAACGATGACCTCGCGTGCTTTTTCGTGGCTGTACGGTTTCTTGTAGAGCCGACTGCTCACCAGCGCGTCGTAGACGTCCGCCAGGGCCATGAGCCTGCCGGACAGGGGGATCTCCGTCCCGCGCAGCCCCCGCGGATATCCGGAGCCGTCCCACCGCTCATGGTGCGTCATGGCGATTTCCTTGGCCATAGCGAGAAATTCGCCCCCGTCACTGCTTTCCACGGCGGCCTCCATGATGGCGTGTCCGTGCTCCGCATGCTTCTTCATCAATTCGAACTCGGACTCCGTGAGCTGTCCCGGCTTGAGCAGGATGCTGTCCGGCATGGCCACCTTGCCCACGTCGTGGAGCGGCGCCGAGAGGTAGAGCAGCTCGATGTATTCCTGAGAAATACCATGTGTTCCGCGCCGTGCGAGTTGTTCTGCCAGCATGCGCACGTACTTCTGGGTCCTGGAGATATGGCCGCCGGTGTACGGGTCGCGTTTTTCGGCTACGGCCGCCATGGATGAAAGCGTCTGTCGCTGGGCACGCACCAGCCGCCGCAGGCTGGCCAGGGAACGCCGGTTCTCCGCGATGTACAAAATTGTGGACAGCGCCATGAGCAGGATGAATGCGGTGGCTACAGGTCCGGCCGCCGAAAGATAGACATGTTCCAAGCGAAACAGCATACCGGACATGCCAAGAAAGAACGCCCCCGTGAGGAGCGCCCCCAGGGCGGCAGCCGCAGGCGTGACGCAGGCGAACAGGGCGGTGACCGCGGCGCCGGCGGCCATGGTGGCGAAGATGTGGTAGAACCCGTTCCAGCTCGGCACGCGAGGCACGCTTCCTGCCAGGATGTTGGATATCAGCGTCGCCTGGGTCTCCGCGCCGGAAAGATGCGCATCAGAGCTGGTGTGGTGCAGGTCGTTGAGCCCGGCGGCTGAAGACCCCACGAGGACATGACGCCCGGCGAGCGGGCTCGGTATGCCGGCGCTTTGCAGTACGGATTTCGCGGAATAGGACGTAACCGATCTGGCAGGTCCATAGAATCGCAGCAGGGCATGGCCTTCCCGCGTTATGGGGATGCTGAGCCCGCCGACCCGAATGAAGAGGCCGTAGAAGTCCCGGTCGATGGCGATGGAGTCCGCACTCTCGTGCATCATGACAAGTGCCAGGGTGAAGCTCGGGTAGAGGACGCCGGCATGTTCGATGAGCAGCGGCAACCTGCGCAGGCGGCCGTCCGGATCTGGCTGGGTGTTGATAAACCCCGCGGAGCTCAGCCCGCGCTGGATGGGCGGCACGTTGCATAACACGCCGCCGGCCTGGGGAGGATGGAGCGCGCCGATAGCGCCGGCTACGCGGAGTGGCTCCAGCAAGCAGCCCGTGTCCGCGCCATGCTCCATGAACGTGAAGTAGACCGAGCCCAGAACCGGCGCCTTGCTCAGCACATGGCCCAGGTAGCCGTCGTTGTCCTCCAGCCCATCGGGAATGCCCGTGAAGCCGATGTCGAGGCCGAAATCCCGGCGAAACCGCTGGCGCATGGAAGCGAGGGAGCTCTGGTCGGTCTCAGCGAAAAGGATATCGACGCCGATGGAGGCGGGTTGCGCGGATGCGATCTTCTCTATCAGGGCTGCCATGCGGTAGCGCGGCCAGGGCCATTGGCCGACGGCGGCTATGGACGCGTCGTCGATGTCCACGACGGCTATGCGGTCATCGGCTTCCGATCGGGCGTTCAGTGATGAAAATGCATCGTAGAGCAGGTTGTCCGCCAGCGGAACCGGTGGCGCGCGCATCCCTGCAAGCACGGCACCGAGCATGGTGCACAAAAGCCCGACCAGGATGACGGTTCTGAGGGGGCGGCCCTGGATGCGGGGCTGGAGTCCGGCCACGGCGCGTATCATCGGTCAATCAGCGCAAAAATATTTCGACCCGTCTGTTCCGCGGTTCGTGGGTCTCGTCCGGTGTTGGGATGAGGGGATCGTACTGGCCATGGAACGAAGTGAAGATGATGCCGGAGTCGACGCCGTGTTCCAGGAGCTTGTCGCGAATGCGCTCAGCGCGTCGACGCGAGAGGTCCCAGTTGTATGAAGCGTCGCCGGCGGTGTCCGTATGTCCGATGACGTTTATCTCCACGTGAGGCGTGGTGCGTATTGTCTCGGCGATGTCCGGAAAGCGGGATGCCGACGGGCGGTCCAGGGTAGTGGTTTCCGAGTGGAAATACAGATTGAAGCTTTTGGGTGGCAGTGGTTCGGCGCGAAGGGCCGTGGAGAAGTCGCGGTCGATGTCGTGCGCACTCATGAGCCTCACCTTGGACGGCGTGTCCAGAAGCCAGACCTCAGTGTATGCGTTCGGCGTGTCGAGCAACTGGCTCGTACGGTCAGTGGCAACCTCCACGGCGCCTACCTTGCCGGCCTCGTCGGGCAGCAGCACAACGGTTGTCTTGGGTGCGCATCCTGAAGCCAGCAGCAGGACAATGCTGAGAAAGAACGCGAATCGCATGCGACGTGCCTACTCGACGTTGATCAGGAACCGCGTGCCCCGAACCCCGACCGTAGCGCGCGGTGTGCGTATCTTGATGGCATTGGGTTTGAGCATTCCGATTTTTCCGGAAGAGTACACGGCGGATCCTCGTTTCATGTAGACGTCGAAGGCGTATCGGTCTTCAAGCGGATCGAAGATATAATGGTCGATCCGGCATTCCGTGCCAGCCCCCACACCAAGGCGCGTGCCGTCCAGAAACATGATGCCCACGGAGCTGTCTGACCCTGTGCGGATGACGTCGCCCTTGAACAACCTGGCGCCGGCTTCTACCGGTGAGGTTTCGCCGTCACGCACGACGGTCACCGATCCTTGCGGCGTTTTGGCAGTCGCCACGTGTTCCTGCGCCAGCGCCCATCCCGGAATGAACACGAGGACGATGAGCGCAGCGAAAAATCGTAGAACCATGCAGCCCCCAGAACTATGCGCTTTTTGACCCAATCAATCGTCTATAGCGTTTTTTTTAAGGGGGGACAAGGAGTTGGGTGGTAAGCGCGCCAGACTTTTCTTTCAGCTTTGCCTGCGCTCGTGTCCTTATCGTATGCCATTCTCTTTGAAGGCGCGCCCTGGTTGGCGCATCATTTTCATATCGCTTTGCACTATACTACTGCGCATTATTCAAGTGCGCCCCTATGAAGGACTCCTTTTCATCTCATTGGATGTGGTGAACAGGCCGAGGGCGTTCGTCACTTCGGTATGCTTGCCGAACATGTATAACAAATCACCGGCCTGGAGGACATACATGCCGTCAGGATTTGGCTCCACATGTCCATCACGGCCCACGGCCACGACAGTCACTCCGTAGTCTCGCCGCAGTGCGAGCTCCTCCAGGGTCTTACCCACGGCGGAGGAGCCCGGCTCGATGGTCACGCCGCTCACGTCCATGTCCGAGAACCGTCTGTCGAGCTCGATGAGGGGCGATATGGACCGTTCTTCGCGCAGCAGGCTGTAGCCCTCCGCTCGCATGTCCGCGGCAAGACACTGAATCTGCTGGCGCGGGATCATATAATTGCACAGGACACGCGTGAATATCTCGATGGCGGTCTCGAATTCTTCGGGAATCACATCCTCGGCGCCGAGCCGGCGCAGTTCCTCGGTTTCGGAGATGAAGCGCGTGCGCGCCACCACGTGGATGGAGGGGTTCAGCTCCTTGGCCGATTCGACGATCCGACGCGCGGCGGCGGCATCCGGTATGACCACGGCGAGCACCCGGGCGCTCCCGATGCGGGCGTGCTCCAGCACGGCGTCCTGCGTGGCGTCGCCGTAAAAGATGGGTATTCCCTTTTTTTTGCCCGCGCGCACAGTGTCCGGGTTCATTTCAATGATCACGTGAGGGATGTCCGCGGTTCGGGCGGCGCGTTCCAGGCTGCGGCCGCTTATGCCGTACCCCACGATGATGAGATGGTCGCGAGCATCCGTGAAGGCGCCCGATTCTGCGGATTTTTCGGTAGGCCGCCGCATCAGCGGGGCGAAAATCCGGAACGACTCCAACCTGTCCGCAACAGCGGGAGAAAGGCGCATGGCGAACGGCGTGATGGCCATGGTGGCGATGCTTGCCGCCAGAAAAAGCTGGTAGGCGTCATTGCCGATAACGCCGTTGTCCAACCCGAGCTTGGCGATTATGAAGGAAAACTCACCGATCTGCGCCAGGGCCAGGCCAAGCAGTACGGCGGTACGCAGCGGATAGCCGAGAACGATGGCGGCCGATCCGGCGATGACGGCCTTGAACGCGATGATTGCGGCGACGACCAGCAGCACCATTGGCAGGTGAGCAAATAGATACGAACTATTCAGCAGCATGCCGATGGAGATGAAGAACAGACTGGTGAACACGTCCCGGAAAGGAATGACCCCTCCCAGGGCGCTCAGGCTGAACTCCGATTCGGAGATGATCAGGCCGGCGAGGAAGGCGCCCAAAGCCAGAGAAAGCCCTACCTCCGAAGTGAGGAACGCAATGGATAAGCAGATGGCGAGAGTCGTGATGAGAAAGAGCTCACGGCTTTTGGTGCGCACCACGTTCAGCAACACAGTGGGAACCACGTATCGCGAAAGCAGGAACACCACGGCGAGCACGGCAACCGCCTTGACCATGAGCACGAGCAGGGACGAGGCCAGGTTGGCCTCCTGCCCGGCTAAAAACGGCACCAGCAAGATCATGGGGATGCTCATCATATCCTGAAAAATCAAGACAGAAAGCGCAACACGGCCGTGTGGAGACTCGATTTGGGATGAGTCCTGCCAGATTTTGAGCACGATGGTCGTGCAGGATGTCGCGGCGAGAAACCCGAACAGCAAGGCTTGACCGCTGGAATAGTCGAATAGTCTGGAGAAGATGAAAAATACCAGAATGGTTCCGAACAGTTGCACTGCGCCGCCAACGAACACCGGCTTCTTGAGTCGGATCAGCTCTTTTGCCGAAAGCTCCAGGCCGATGGTGAAAAGCAGCAGGATGACGCCCACATCCGCCATGATCTCGACTTCCTCGACAGCCTTGACCAGGCCGAAGCCGTGCGGACCGGCGAGGATGCCCGTGAGCAGGAAGCCGACGATGGCCGGCACACGGATCTTGTGAAAAATAAAGATAACGGCGATGGAGAGGCCGAAAATAACGACAAATTCACTGAGAATGGGAAGATCCATGCACAAGGCTCCGAGTGTGATGCACAAAGGGGTGAGTATGCAGCCGAGTATACAGAACGCATGCGAAAAGCCAAGAATGGAAAGGAAAAAACCCTGTAGACGATAGGCAATCCTCCCGTCAGCACGGATTCCCGTCTGCGCGGATGACAAAGCATGCGTATGGAGGTAAGCAGGCTCGTCGGCGTGGTGGTTGCGCAACGGCGAATGGCCGCCAGAGCGGCTGCGACATTGCCTGGAGCGAAATCAGACGCCAAGACAGTAGTATGCTTCTTGCATCGAACCGGCTTCGAAGGCGACGGCCGGCAGTTTTGTCCGGTTTCCGCAGGGCTCAAAGCTGTTGTAGTTTTCTCGGATTCAAATCAAGGTCGAAACGCATATGGATCGTTCACTCATGCTCGACGGCTTTGTCGTCAATGACAACGCGCCGTGTTACCTGGTCGCCGAGATCGGGTTGAACCACCAGGGCAGCCGCGACACCGCCCTGAAGCTCATGGATGCGGCCAAGGCGAGCGGCGCGCACGCCGTGAAGTTCCAGAAACGCGACCCGCGGAAGTTGCTCACCCGTGAGTTTTACGATGCGCCCTATCCTGGCGAGCACAGTCTGGGCGCCACCTACGGCGAACATCGCGAGGCGCTGGAGCTTTCCGCGGAAGATTATGAAGCGCTGATCGAACACGGCAGGGAGCTGGGCATCACCGTGTTCGCCACGCCATTCGACGAACCGAGCGCCGATCTGCTGAATGAGCTGGGCATGCCCTTTTTCAAGATCGCCTCGGCCGATCTGAGAAACCGGCCTCTGCAGAAGCGCATCGCCTCCTTCGGAAAGCCGGTCATCCTCTCCACGGGCGGCGGCTCCATGGACGACGTGCGCCGCGCATACGGCGCCCTCGCCGCCGGCCACGTGCCCGTGGCCATTCTGCAATGCACCGCGTGCTATCCGGTGCGCGACCTTACCTCCATGAACCTCCGCGTTATCGAATCCTACCGCCGGGTGTTCCCGTGCGTTGTCGGGCTCTCGGACCACGAATGCGGAGTGGCGCTGCCCCTGGTTGCCTACGGCCTTGGCGCACGGATCGTGGAGAAGCATTTTACCCTGGACCGCACCATGCGCGGACCGGACCACAAGGCATCCATCGAGCCGGCCGAGTTTGCCGCACTGGCCCGTTCCCTGCGCGACGCGCACGAAGCCCTGGGCAGCGGCATCAAGCTGCCGCAGCAATGCGAGGAGCCGGCTATGGAAAAGCTCTCCAAGAAGATCGTGGCGGCGCGGGATCTGCCTGCCGGCCACGTCATCGGCCTGGATGACCTGGCCTACAAGTCTCCCGGCAACGGCGGCCTGCCGCCTGTGCATGCGGACGCCGTGCTCGGCCGGGCGCTCACCCGCACGCTGGTCATGGATGACGCCGTGACGTTCGACATGCTGGCCCCACCCAGCGAGGAAGCATGATTCGGGAGCGATTCGCCCTGGGCGACTCATTCCTGCATCGGCTTGATCCTCGCGCCGGGCTCGTTTCTGCCGTGTCGTTGTCCGTGGTGCTCGCGCTCGTGCAGGGATTTCCTGCCGCCGGGGCAGGGCTCGTTCTGGGATGCGGCCTTGTGCTCGCGGCGAGGCTCGACATCGGAGAAGTGCTGCGCCGCCTGCTCGTGGTCAACTCGTTCATCGCTTTCATCTGGCTGCTCGTGCCGCTCACGTACGGCGGGGAGCCGTTGTTTTCTTTCGGATTTCTCCACATCAGCCGGGAGGGAGTCCGTCTGGCGGCCCTCATCACGCTGAAATCAAACGGCATAGTGCTTGTGCTCATGTCCCTTGTCGCCACCTCCACCCTTGTGGACATGGGCCGCGCCATGGAAAGCCTGGGCGTGCCGTCCCGGCTGTGCCGGCTGCTGCTCTACACGGTGCGCTACCTCACGGTCATAGAGGACGAGTACCGCCGTCTGGCCAGGGCGGCGGGTCTGCGCGGCTTTGCGCCCCGGCTCAACCTGCATACCTGCCGGACCTACGGCCACATGATAGCCATGACCATGGTGCGCAGCTACAACCGCGCCCGCCGGGTGCAGCAGGCCATGCAGCTGCGCGGATTCACGGGGCGTTTCGTGAGCATGCACGTCTTTTCGGCCGGATATGGGGACGTCTGCTTCGCCGCAGGTTCCGTCATCGCGGCGGCCGGCCTTGCAGTCATCGAGTTCGCCAGCTAAGAGGACGCCATGCCGGAGCCGCTGTTCGAGATACGCAACGCGACCTTCACCTACCCCGGAGCAGCCGCTCCCGTGCTCAGGGATTGCGACTTCCGTTTCAGTGGCGAGCGTCTGGGCGTGGTGGGGGACAATGGCAGCGGCAAAACCACGCTGTTCCTCATGGTCATGGGGCTTGTAGCGCCACAGTCTGGAGGAGTGTATTTTCGTGGCGAGCCTGTGCTCGATCACGACGGGTTCACCAGGCTGCGCCGCGCCGTGGGCTATTGTTTCCAGAATCCGGACGACCAGCTGTTCTCGCCCACTGTGCTGGAGGACGTGGCTTTCGGGCCCCTGAACCAGGGCAAATCCGCAGCCGAGGCGCGATTCATCGCCCTGGAGACCCTGGCCCGCGTGGGGCTGGCAGGTTACGAGGAACGCATCACCTACACCTTGTCCGGCGGAGAGAAGCGCCTTGCCTCTCTGGCCACAGTGCTTTCCATGAAGCCCGAGGGCCTTCTGCTGGACGAACCCACCAACGACCTGGACCCTGCCACGCGCGACAGGCTCGTCGAGGTTCTGCGCTCCCTGGACATCCCTTTCGCAATCATCTCGCACGACTGGGATTTCCTCGACAGGACCGTGGACGCACTCCTGCACATGGAGCAGGGCCGGCTCACTCCGCTGGCGAAATCCGCCCTGCACACCCACACCCACGTGCACACCGGGGGCGATGCGCCGCACGAGCACTGCGACGGCTGACTGCGCCTTGCCGGACCGCTTTGAGGCGAAGAAACCCACAGCGGTGGACAATCAACGCGCCTCACCTTCCGCCGTATTATGTTACGCGGAGCACAATGCTGTTTACCACGTGTTCGCGCGGCATTCGGACTGTGACACACCGCCGGGAGCGCCGTTGGACCAGGGGAGCGAAAATACGAGAATTTTCTGCTCCCGATGAGGGCTTTCGCTATCGTGAGGAGAGGTGGTCTTCGAGCTCGACCGAATCGAGGCAGTTGAAGAAATCGAGGGCGCATGGAATGCGCAGCGAGTAGAAGACCTGCAGACCGCGGCGTTCATCCTGGACCAGCCCGGAACGCTTGAGGATGCTGAGGTGTTTGGACACGGTGGAGATGTCGACCCCCACCATCTCGGTCAGGTCGCGAACGTTCTGCTCGCCGTGGGAAAGCACGTCGACGAGGAACAGCCGCGTGGGATGCGCCAGGGACTTGAGGACTTTCGCCTTGGATTCGTACTCCCTGGAAAGCCGCAAGGACGAGACCTTTGTCTGAACGGGGGGGATGGCACGTTGCGACATCGGAAAGTGATATTGCATGCACTTGCGCGCGGTCAAGAGAATTCGGACTGGCACGATGGGCATACGTATGTGCCGCGGCCGTTCACTGTGATCCGGCGGATGGTCCCTGAACAAGAG
Proteins encoded:
- a CDS encoding ArsR/SmtB family transcription factor, with translation MSQRAIPPVQTKVSSLRLSREYESKAKVLKSLAHPTRLFLVDVLSHGEQNVRDLTEMVGVDISTVSKHLSILKRSGLVQDERRGLQVFYSLRIPCALDFFNCLDSVELEDHLSSR